Proteins from a single region of Terriglobales bacterium:
- a CDS encoding class I SAM-dependent methyltransferase → MSQRSSSIHATQPEAPSFKKKVKGVARRHPLLYLLYNLRRLIKGHQIVFLDYPVTPEPRWGFGKPAHAQLAERLGRDRQAYRRTLESFLQFQEHLVKIPKQAAANSPEPCWMNKWLPAPDAVAAYCFLGLSKPKRYVEVGSGYSTKFARRAIRDLGLATKITSIDPHPRAEVDSLCDTVLRQPLQDLTDTAIFDQLEPGDIFFIDCSHVCLTNSDVAVAFLEILPRLKPGVLVQVHDILLPYDYPPQWGDRYYSEQYLLAFALLEESAGFEVMLPNAYVSGDAELSAVLEPLWRHPAMAGVDGGGGMSFWLRTK, encoded by the coding sequence ATGTCGCAGCGCTCCTCCTCCATCCACGCCACCCAGCCCGAGGCGCCCTCGTTCAAGAAGAAAGTCAAAGGGGTGGCGCGGCGGCATCCGCTGCTCTATCTGCTCTACAACCTGCGGCGGCTCATCAAGGGACACCAGATCGTTTTCCTCGACTATCCGGTCACGCCCGAACCGCGCTGGGGATTCGGCAAGCCGGCGCACGCGCAACTCGCCGAGCGACTCGGCCGCGACCGCCAGGCCTACCGACGGACGCTCGAGAGCTTTCTCCAATTCCAGGAGCATCTGGTCAAGATCCCGAAGCAGGCCGCGGCCAATTCGCCCGAGCCCTGCTGGATGAACAAGTGGCTGCCCGCGCCGGATGCGGTGGCGGCGTACTGTTTCTTGGGGCTGAGCAAGCCCAAGCGCTACGTCGAAGTGGGCTCCGGCTACTCCACCAAGTTCGCGCGCCGCGCCATCCGCGACCTGGGCCTGGCGACCAAGATCACCTCCATCGACCCCCATCCCCGCGCGGAGGTGGATTCGCTCTGCGACACGGTGCTGCGCCAGCCGCTCCAGGACCTGACCGACACCGCGATCTTCGACCAACTCGAACCCGGCGACATCTTCTTTATCGACTGTTCGCACGTCTGCCTGACGAATTCCGACGTGGCGGTGGCCTTCCTCGAGATTTTGCCGCGGCTGAAGCCGGGCGTGCTGGTGCAGGTGCACGACATCCTGCTGCCCTACGACTATCCGCCGCAGTGGGGGGACCGCTACTACTCGGAGCAGTATCTGCTGGCCTTCGCGCTGCTGGAGGAAAGCGCGGGATTCGAGGTCATGTTACCCAACGCCTACGTCAGCGGCGACGCGGAGTTGAGTGCGGTGCTTGAGCCGCTGTGGCGGCATCCGGCCATGGCGGGTGTGGACGGCGGCGGCGGCATGTCCTTCTGGCTGCGCACCAAATGA